In one Acetobacter sp. genomic region, the following are encoded:
- a CDS encoding DcrB-related protein, whose translation MTTAANDTSAPVFQFNEGTLPADVPGMWEDQSVNILRIRGDEAQASSLVISRELLPVGVGLADYVESEIARLKEHLKDFELKARLPVDWADGHGEALLTRWTSEEGSMDQVTACRLVDDRRILIFTATHASPMPSGTYRTVMGIISGFRPRFPASGH comes from the coding sequence ATGACGACTGCTGCAAACGACACGTCCGCTCCTGTTTTTCAGTTCAATGAAGGGACACTTCCTGCGGATGTCCCCGGCATGTGGGAAGATCAGAGCGTCAATATCCTCAGGATCAGGGGAGATGAGGCGCAGGCGTCGAGTCTTGTCATTTCACGCGAACTTCTCCCGGTCGGCGTTGGTCTCGCGGATTATGTCGAGAGCGAGATCGCCCGTCTGAAGGAACATCTGAAGGACTTTGAACTGAAGGCCCGTTTGCCTGTGGACTGGGCGGACGGTCATGGCGAGGCCCTTCTGACACGCTGGACATCCGAGGAAGGCAGTATGGATCAGGTTACGGCCTGTCGTCTGGTGGATGACAGGAGGATACTGATCTTTACCGCGACCCATGCCTCACCGATGCCGAGTGGAACATACCGGACAGTTATGGGGATCATCAGCGGTTTCCGCCCGCGTTTTCCTGCTTCGGGTCACTGA
- the cysS gene encoding cysteine--tRNA ligase, whose protein sequence is MTKLQLHDSQRRATVPFEPLDPEHVKVYYCGPTVYDLPHVGNLRAMLTADILTRLLRKLYPRVTFVRNITDVDDKITARAAQNNEDIASLTARTTAEFHADLAAMNMLPPDIEPRATHNIEQMVAMIARLIELDHAYEAEGHVLFAVASFPSYGALSGRDPEDLVAGARVEVAPYKRDPGDFVLWKPSTPTQPGWPSPWGRGRPGWHIECSAMSHRYLGDSFDIHGGGSDLLFPHHENERAQSLCCFPGSRFADYWVHNAMLLVDGEKMSKSLGNFLTIRDVLAKGPVEALRLLLMGAQYRSVLNFTWAGLDEAKRTLDRFYRALEGAWPLDVEDRDIPAPFLAALCDDLNTPKAVAELHAMATAALAGDRDAAADLLAAGRMIGLFMQEPAAWFRGEAGDGPPEAEIEALIAERLAARKAKDFARADAIRKELTDKGVVLEDGPGGTTWRRA, encoded by the coding sequence ATGACCAAACTTCAGCTCCACGACAGCCAGCGCCGTGCGACTGTACCGTTCGAGCCACTCGATCCGGAGCATGTGAAGGTCTATTACTGCGGACCGACGGTCTACGATCTCCCGCATGTCGGCAATCTGCGGGCCATGCTGACAGCGGATATCCTCACCCGGCTGCTGAGAAAGCTCTATCCGCGTGTGACGTTCGTCCGCAACATCACCGACGTTGACGACAAGATCACCGCCCGAGCCGCACAGAACAACGAAGATATCGCCTCTCTGACCGCCCGCACCACCGCCGAGTTCCATGCCGATCTCGCAGCGATGAACATGTTGCCGCCTGACATCGAGCCCCGGGCCACGCATAATATCGAACAGATGGTGGCGATGATCGCCCGTCTGATCGAACTTGATCACGCCTATGAGGCGGAAGGCCACGTCCTGTTCGCCGTCGCGTCCTTCCCGTCCTACGGCGCGCTTTCAGGGCGTGATCCGGAAGATCTGGTCGCGGGCGCTCGTGTCGAGGTCGCTCCCTACAAGCGCGACCCGGGCGACTTCGTGCTGTGGAAACCCTCCACGCCGACCCAGCCCGGTTGGCCCTCTCCGTGGGGACGCGGCCGACCGGGTTGGCACATCGAATGCTCGGCTATGTCGCATCGCTATCTCGGCGACAGCTTCGACATTCACGGCGGCGGCAGCGATCTGCTCTTTCCGCACCACGAAAACGAACGCGCCCAGAGCCTGTGCTGCTTTCCCGGCAGTCGTTTCGCGGATTACTGGGTGCACAACGCCATGCTGCTGGTCGATGGCGAGAAGATGTCCAAGTCACTGGGCAACTTCTTGACCATCCGTGACGTGCTGGCCAAAGGCCCAGTCGAAGCGCTGCGTCTCTTGCTGATGGGCGCACAGTATCGCTCGGTTCTGAACTTTACATGGGCTGGGCTGGATGAGGCTAAGCGTACGCTGGACCGGTTCTATCGGGCGCTGGAAGGCGCATGGCCGCTGGATGTGGAAGATCGTGACATTCCGGCTCCTTTCCTTGCCGCCCTGTGCGACGACCTGAACACTCCGAAAGCCGTAGCCGAACTGCACGCCATGGCGACGGCAGCCCTCGCTGGCGACCGGGATGCCGCTGCTGACCTGCTGGCAGCGGGTCGCATGATCGGCCTGTTCATGCAGGAGCCTGCCGCATGGTTCCGGGGCGAGGCTGGTGACGGTCCACCCGAAGCGGAGATCGAAGCCCTGATCGCCGAACGTCTGGCGGCCCGCAAGGCGAAGGACTTCGCCCGTGCCGACGCCATCCGCAAGGAACTGACCGACAAGGGTGTCGTGCTTGAAGATGGTCCCGGTGGAACCACATGGAGGCGCGCATGA